Proteins encoded in a region of the Sterolibacterium denitrificans genome:
- the clpS gene encoding ATP-dependent Clp protease adapter ClpS, which yields MGGRKQSGQDEPGGKGGVVLEARRSKVRPPRLYKVLLLNDDFTPMDFVVVVLEKFFGMNRERATVVMLAVHREGKGICGVYSRDLAATKVEQVVAFARQHQHPLACVMEEN from the coding sequence ATGGGTGGAAGAAAACAGTCTGGTCAGGATGAGCCCGGCGGCAAGGGCGGGGTGGTACTGGAGGCGCGGCGCAGCAAGGTCAGGCCGCCCCGGCTTTACAAGGTGTTGCTGCTGAACGACGATTTCACGCCGATGGATTTCGTCGTGGTGGTGCTGGAAAAGTTCTTCGGCATGAATCGTGAGCGGGCGACGGTGGTGATGCTGGCGGTGCATCGTGAGGGCAAGGGAATTTGCGGGGTCTATTCGCGCGATCTTGCCGCCACCAAGGTTGAACAGGTCGTCGCCTTTGCGCGTCAGCATCAGCATCCGCTGGCGTGCGTGATGGAGGAAAACTGA
- a CDS encoding pilin, translating to MRKVQQGFTLIELMIVVAIIGILAAVALPAYQDYTIKSNAAAALAEITPGKVGFEQAVADGQTPSTTTTAQGYIGIRATSSYCSAIAVDADGITCTTTGGNVANFNGRAIAWERDADGEWTCTTTLDAKYRPGKCGAAGGGGTGGGTGS from the coding sequence ATGCGCAAGGTACAACAGGGTTTCACCCTCATCGAACTGATGATCGTCGTGGCGATCATCGGTATTCTGGCGGCCGTGGCGCTGCCGGCGTATCAGGATTACACCATCAAGTCCAACGCTGCGGCTGCCTTGGCTGAAATCACGCCCGGCAAGGTGGGCTTTGAACAGGCGGTTGCCGATGGCCAAACGCCGAGCACGACTACGACCGCTCAAGGCTATATCGGGATCAGGGCCACATCTTCCTACTGTAGCGCTATAGCAGTCGACGCTGACGGTATCACGTGCACGACCACAGGCGGTAATGTGGCCAACTTTAATGGCAGGGCTATCGCTTGGGAACGTGATGCTGATGGAGAATGGACTTGCACGACGACTCTGGACGCAAAGTATCGTCCCGGCAAGTGCGGCGCTGCTGGCGGTGGTGGCACCGGCGGTGGCACTGGCAGCTAA
- the clpA gene encoding ATP-dependent Clp protease ATP-binding subunit ClpA — protein sequence MIAQELEVSLHMAFVDARQKRHEFITVEHLLLSLLDNPSAAEVLRACAANIEELRRELISFITEHTPTVTGSDSIETQPTLGFQRVIQRAILHVQSSGKKEVLGANVLVAIYGEKDSHAVYFLQRQNVSRLDVVNYISHGISKNAQPVTRGEAEQGEPEQEGPAGGGALENYALNLNLQAQQGKIDPLIGRDRELERVVQTLCRRRKNNPLLVGEAGVGKTAIAEGLARQINEGKVPEVLGDATVYALDMGSLLAGTKYRGDFEQRLKAVLKQLAELPNAVLFIDEIHTLIGAGAASGGTLDASNLLKPALSSGSLKCIGATTYQEYRGIFEKDHALSRRFQKIDVGEPSIGETVAILRGLKSRFEEHHGIKYSAAAISSAAELSARYITDRHLPDKAIDVIDEAGAAQRILPKSKQKKLIGKTEIEEIVARIARIPPQHVSSDDRNTLKNLERDVKAVVFGQDRAIEALARAIKMSRSGLGNPDKPIGSFLFSGPTGVGKTEVARQLAYCMGIELVRFDMSEYMERHAVSRLIGAPPGYVGFDQGGLLTEAITKKPHAVLLLDEIEKAHPDIFNILLQVMDHGTLTDNNGRKADFRNVIIIMTTNAGAEALQKPSMGFTSSKQAGDEIAEIKRLFTPEFRNRLDANISFAALDAQVILQVVDKFLMQLEAQLHEKKVEAIFTDQLRAWLAEKGFDPLMGARPMARLIQDSIRAALADELLFGRLAGGGRVTIDLDENQQVKLTFAEEAAEALGSLG from the coding sequence ATGATCGCGCAGGAACTCGAAGTCAGTCTGCACATGGCCTTCGTCGATGCCCGGCAGAAGCGTCACGAATTCATTACCGTCGAGCATCTGCTGCTGTCGCTGCTCGACAATCCTTCGGCGGCCGAGGTGCTGCGCGCCTGCGCGGCAAACATCGAAGAACTGCGGCGCGAGTTGATCAGCTTTATTACCGAGCATACGCCGACCGTGACGGGCAGTGATTCCATCGAGACCCAGCCCACGCTGGGCTTTCAGCGGGTGATCCAGCGCGCCATTTTGCATGTGCAGTCTTCCGGCAAGAAGGAGGTGCTGGGGGCGAACGTGCTGGTGGCGATCTACGGCGAGAAGGATTCGCATGCGGTGTATTTTCTCCAGCGGCAGAATGTCAGCCGGCTGGACGTGGTGAATTACATCTCCCACGGCATCAGCAAGAATGCCCAGCCGGTGACGCGCGGCGAGGCCGAGCAGGGCGAGCCGGAGCAGGAGGGACCGGCGGGCGGCGGGGCGCTGGAGAACTATGCGCTGAATCTCAATCTTCAGGCGCAGCAGGGCAAGATCGATCCGCTGATCGGCCGCGACAGGGAGCTGGAGCGTGTGGTGCAGACGCTGTGCCGGCGGCGCAAGAACAATCCGCTGCTGGTCGGCGAAGCCGGCGTGGGCAAGACGGCGATTGCCGAAGGGCTGGCGCGGCAGATCAATGAAGGCAAGGTGCCGGAAGTTCTCGGTGATGCGACCGTTTATGCGCTCGACATGGGGTCGTTGCTGGCCGGCACCAAGTACCGCGGCGATTTCGAGCAGCGTTTGAAGGCGGTATTGAAGCAGCTTGCCGAGTTGCCGAATGCGGTGCTGTTCATCGACGAGATCCATACCCTGATCGGCGCGGGCGCGGCTTCGGGCGGCACGCTGGATGCGTCCAACCTGCTCAAGCCGGCGCTGTCGAGCGGCAGCCTGAAGTGCATCGGGGCGACGACCTATCAGGAGTATCGCGGCATTTTCGAGAAGGATCATGCGCTCTCGCGGCGTTTCCAGAAGATCGACGTCGGCGAGCCGTCGATTGGGGAAACCGTGGCCATCCTGCGCGGTCTGAAGTCGCGTTTCGAGGAACATCACGGCATCAAGTATTCGGCGGCGGCGATCAGCAGCGCGGCCGAGCTGTCGGCCCGCTACATCACCGACCGCCATCTGCCCGACAAGGCCATCGACGTCATCGACGAGGCGGGCGCGGCCCAGCGCATCCTGCCGAAGTCGAAGCAGAAGAAGCTGATCGGCAAGACCGAGATCGAGGAAATCGTCGCCCGCATCGCGCGCATTCCGCCGCAGCATGTTTCCAGCGACGACCGCAATACGCTGAAGAATCTGGAGCGCGACGTGAAGGCCGTGGTGTTCGGTCAGGATCGCGCCATCGAGGCGCTGGCCAGGGCGATCAAGATGTCGCGCTCGGGGCTGGGCAATCCGGACAAGCCGATCGGCAGCTTCCTGTTTTCCGGCCCGACCGGGGTCGGCAAGACCGAGGTGGCGCGCCAGCTTGCCTATTGCATGGGCATCGAGCTGGTGCGTTTCGACATGTCGGAGTACATGGAGCGCCACGCGGTGAGCCGCCTGATCGGCGCGCCGCCGGGCTATGTCGGCTTCGACCAGGGCGGGCTGCTGACCGAGGCGATCACCAAGAAGCCGCATGCCGTGCTGCTGCTCGATGAAATCGAAAAGGCCCATCCGGACATTTTCAATATCCTGCTGCAGGTGATGGACCACGGCACGCTCACCGACAACAATGGCCGCAAGGCGGATTTCCGCAACGTGATCATCATCATGACGACGAATGCCGGCGCCGAAGCCCTGCAGAAGCCGAGCATGGGCTTCACCAGCAGCAAGCAGGCGGGTGATGAGATCGCCGAAATCAAGCGCCTGTTCACGCCCGAGTTTCGCAACCGCCTGGATGCCAATATTTCCTTCGCCGCCCTCGATGCGCAGGTCATCCTGCAGGTGGTCGACAAGTTCCTCATGCAGCTCGAAGCGCAGTTGCACGAGAAGAAAGTCGAGGCGATTTTCACCGATCAACTCCGCGCCTGGCTGGCGGAAAAGGGTTTCGATCCGCTGATGGGCGCGCGTCCCATGGCCCGTTTGATCCAGGACAGCATCCGCGCCGCGCTGGCCGATGAACTGCTGTTCGGCCGCTTGGCCGGCGGTGGCCGCGTGACCATCGATCTGGACGAAAACCAGCAGGTGAAACTGACGTTTGCCGAGGAAGCCGCGGAAGCGCTGGGCTCACTGGGCTGA
- a CDS encoding type II toxin-antitoxin system ParD family antitoxin, with protein sequence MPTSVALGHYFETFVRNQVQSGRFNNASEVVRAGLRLLEESEQHKQLELEALRAEIAAGQASGPGKSADTIFDRLEAKYATQTAR encoded by the coding sequence ATGCCTACCAGCGTCGCCCTTGGTCATTACTTTGAGACTTTCGTCCGCAACCAGGTGCAAAGCGGGCGCTTCAACAACGCCAGTGAAGTAGTGCGCGCAGGGCTGCGCCTGCTGGAGGAGAGCGAACAGCACAAGCAACTCGAACTCGAAGCCCTGCGCGCAGAGATCGCCGCCGGACAAGCCAGCGGCCCCGGCAAGTCTGCCGATACGATATTCGACCGCCTCGAAGCCAAGTACGCCACACAAACTGCGCGCTGA
- a CDS encoding type II toxin-antitoxin system RelE/ParE family toxin, translating into MRLTFTPLAEQDLEAIADYIAADTQRASQRDTARSAGKHPVRSWVSACAETTDVLPTQRKLTTP; encoded by the coding sequence ATGCGCCTGACATTCACCCCGCTGGCCGAGCAGGATCTCGAAGCCATCGCCGACTATATTGCTGCGGATACCCAGCGTGCGTCGCAGCGTGATACAGCGCGGTCAGCAGGTAAGCATCCTGTACGTTCCTGGGTCTCCGCTTGCGCGGAGACGACGGATGTACTGCCTACACAGCGCAAGCTCACAACGCCCTGA
- a CDS encoding helix-turn-helix domain-containing protein has protein sequence MVTTAQSKMTLPAAREVQAAVQGQRALAAYLATRSETQHIQIFDDRNQARQIELPTSALRLLVDILAELADGNAVKVVPVHAELTTQEAADMLNVSRPHLVKLLEDGALPFHRAGKHRRVRFADLMQYKDARERASEEAMTELARQAQELGMGYE, from the coding sequence ATGGTCACCACCGCCCAATCCAAAATGACGCTACCTGCCGCACGGGAAGTGCAGGCGGCTGTTCAAGGTCAGCGCGCATTAGCCGCGTACCTGGCAACGCGCTCCGAAACACAACATATTCAGATCTTCGATGACCGGAACCAAGCCCGCCAAATAGAGTTGCCCACTTCAGCACTACGTCTGCTGGTCGATATTTTGGCCGAGTTGGCCGATGGCAACGCGGTGAAAGTCGTGCCCGTCCATGCAGAGCTGACGACTCAAGAGGCTGCGGACATGCTCAATGTCTCCCGTCCTCATTTGGTCAAGCTGTTGGAGGATGGCGCATTGCCGTTCCACCGAGCGGGCAAACACCGCCGGGTGAGATTCGCAGATTTGATGCAGTACAAGGATGCTCGTGAACGCGCCAGCGAAGAGGCCATGACCGAACTCGCTCGTCAGGCGCAAGAGTTGGGCATGGGGTACGAATGA
- a CDS encoding PIN domain-containing protein, producing MRHSPFTAIFDACVLYPAPLRDFLMWLGLSGRFRARWSRDIHEEWKRNLLLNRSDFTRAQLDRTSELMDRAIPDGLVDGYQYLITGLTLPDPDDRHVLAAAIRCGASVIVTFNQRDFPAELLTSYGVESQHPDEFVDNLFSLDAAAVVAAAQRQRAQLKNPPTNVDSYLEILFRQGLVQSAKALATYRAIL from the coding sequence ATGAGACACTCCCCCTTCACTGCCATCTTTGATGCCTGCGTTCTCTATCCTGCGCCACTGCGTGACTTTCTGATGTGGTTAGGCTTGTCAGGACGGTTCCGTGCCCGCTGGAGTCGAGATATTCATGAGGAGTGGAAACGCAATTTACTGCTCAACAGGTCCGATTTCACACGTGCACAACTGGATCGCACATCGGAACTGATGGATCGCGCAATCCCTGATGGACTGGTGGATGGGTATCAATATCTCATTACAGGACTAACGCTGCCCGATCCTGACGATCGTCATGTTCTGGCTGCGGCGATCCGCTGCGGTGCCAGCGTGATCGTTACATTCAACCAACGAGATTTTCCTGCGGAGCTACTGACTTCCTACGGCGTGGAATCTCAGCACCCTGATGAATTTGTAGACAATCTCTTCAGCCTCGATGCGGCAGCGGTAGTCGCTGCCGCACAACGCCAACGCGCTCAGCTCAAGAACCCGCCTACCAACGTCGATAGTTACCTGGAAATTCTGTTTCGGCAGGGGCTGGTTCAGTCAGCCAAAGCCCTGGCGACCTATCGTGCCATTCTATAA